AATGAAAATATATATATTTACTGCGACGCACAATTTTCTCGATGTGCATATTTTCCATGCCGTCAAGAAAGTCGTCCACCGATTTCCCTTTAATAATCGTTTCTTTTCCAGCTGTTTTAGAAATGACGACGGTATCCGATACAGATAGCTGCTTCACCGTACGCCCTTCTACGAGCGGTGCGAGATCTCGCACCACTCCTTCTACTTCCGGTAGTTCTGGCATGTATATCACTCACTTTGTTTCGTACCAAGACTTGCCATAATTCCAATCGACTTTCAACGGCACATCGAGTTGAATCGTTTGTTCCATGACTTCCGGTACGATTTCTTTTAACTTCTCCAACTCTTCCATAGGCGCTTCAAAGATCAATTCATCGTGTACTTGTAGCAACATACGTGCTTGCATTTGTTCTTTTTCTAGTCTGGCATCCATATCAATCATCGCTTGTTTAATGATGTCCGCCGCCGTTCCTTGGATCGGTGTATTCATTGCCGTACGCTCGGCAAAACCTCGTAAGTTGAAATTCGAACTCGTAATGTCCGGCAAATAACGTCTGCGTTTCAATAATGTCGTCACATAGCCTTTTTGCTTGGCGTCAATAATACTGTCATCCATATACTGTTTGACGCCCGGGAAGCTCGCCAAATACGTATCGATAAATTCCCCCGCTTCTTTGCGGGTAATCGTTAAGCTTTGGGATAATCCATAATCACTGATGCCGTAGACAATACCAAAGTTGACCGCTTTTGCTGCGCGACGCATATTGCTATCGACTTCTTCTTCCTTCACACCAAAAACATCCATCGCTGTTTTCGTATGAATATCCGCCCCTTGACGGAATGCTTCAATTAATTTTTCGTCTTGTGAAATATGCGCAAGTACACGTAATTCAATTTGTGAATAGTCAGCCGCAAACATAATCCATTCGGTTTCTGAAGGAATGAAGGCTGCACGTATTTTACGTCCTTCTTCCAAACGAATCGGGATATTTTGCAAGTTCGGATTGATCGAGCTCAATCTACCCGTCTGTGTTAGCGCCTGCTGGAAACGTGTATGAATCTTTCCGTCTTCATGAATCTCTTTAGATAGACCTTCGATATATGTTGAATTCAACTTGCCGAGCTGTCGGTATAATAAAATATGTTGAATGATCTCATGTTCACTTTCGAGTTTCTCTAGCACATCTGCAGCTGTCGAGTAACCCGTTTTTGTTTTCTTAATAGGTGTCAGGCCGATTTTTTCGAACAGAATGACGCCAAGTTGCTTAGGCGAATTAATATTGAACTTTTCGCCAGCCATTTCATAGATTGTTTTCTCAATGACGGCTAGACGTTCCGACAACTGTTCACCAATCGTCTTCAGTACCTCTACGTCCGTTTTCACACCGGTTACTTCCATTTTCCCAAGGATCTTGGCTAACGGTAATTCCAGGTCATGGAATAAGTCACGCTGTTCATTGTCCTCCAACTGTTTGGTAACTACTGGATACAGCTCCCACACCGCATGGGCTTTTCTCGCAGTATGGTTGGCAAGTTGTTCAAGCGCCGGTACAGTCCGTTTAGCTCCTTTACCATAGACCGCTTCGTCACTTTCTACACCATGATAGCCAAATGAACGTGCGATTTCAGCGACTTCATTTGTTGAGAATGAAGGATTGACGATGTACGCCGCCAGCATGAGATCGAATTCTGCACCGTTTAGTTCCATGCCAAGTCGCGCAATTGCCGCATAGGCTGATTTGGAGTCTGAAACGTATTTACGCGTTGCATGATCCGCAATCCAGTTCCTAAAGAGATCGGATGATGTAGCCAATTCAGTCGGAATGAAGTACGTATCGGTGTCATTTGACAACCCAATACCTAAAATATCTTCAGACAAATAATTATCGCCATCGATCTCGACATGCACAGACATCGTATCCGTCAGCATGTCTGGAGTGATTTCTTCCACACTATGAACAGCGATTTTTTCTAGTGGCTGAACTTCGACCGCTACATCCATCTTTTCAAGCAATGATTTAAATTGTAACTCTTTATATAGTTGGATCACTTCTTCTTCGTTGCGTCCAACAAAGTCCAAATCATTCAATGACACGGTGATCGGAGCATGCACTTCAATTGTGGCAAGTTCTTTACTCATGAACGCTTGATCTTTATTGTTCACCAAGTTTTCTTTCATTTTCTTAGCGGTAATTTGATCGATCGATTCATAGACATTTTCTACAGAACCATATTCCTTCAATAATTTCAGTGCAGTTTTCTCACCAATTCCCGGTACGCCTGGGATATTATCGGAAGCATCGCCCATCAAACCTTTCATGTCGATGATCTGCAATGGGGCAATACCGTATTTCTCTTCGATATGTGCAGGTGTGTACTTCTCAAGGTCAGTAATGCCTTTTCTTGTGATGCATACCGTTGTCTGATCATTCGCGAGTTGCGTTAAATCTTTATCTCCTGAGATGATGACGACATCCGCTTCCGCATCACTGCACTCTCTGCTCAGTGTCCCAATAATATCATCTGCTTCGTATAGATCCAGTTCATACTGCGTGATGCCGAACGCTTCAATTAATTTGCGAATATACGGGAACTGTTCGGATAGCTCGGGTGGTGTCTTTTGACGTCCGCCTTTGTATTCTGTATACGTACTGTGGCGGAATGTTGTTTTCCCTGCATCCCATGCTACAATTACGTGTGTCGGTTTTTCATTCGCTAAGATGGTCTCTAACATCATCGTAAAACCGTATACCGCATTTGTATGAACACCCTTTTCATTCGTTAATAAAGGTAAAGCAAAAAACGCACGGTATGCTAAGCTGTTTCCATCCAATAAGACGATTTTCTTTTTCGTCAAAATTCATCCCACTCCTTTATGTTCGTCACTATAAAAAACGTCATTTTCATCTAGTTTACCACGTTTGGCAACTCTAATGAAAATGACGCACTTATGATTACTCGATATTGCCGGTTAATAGCTTGGCATATGGTGAATCTGCTGGAAGGATGATCATCGTTTCATCATCCACGACTTTCGTATACGACTGAAGTGTTCTATACAGTTTGTAGAATTCAGGATCTTTTGCATACGCGTTATTATAAATTTTGGCAGCTTCCGCCTCACCTTGCGCGGTTACGATTGCCGCTTCTTTTTTCGCTTTTGCTAACATTTCCTGCACTTCACGATCCGTTTCCGCTTCAATCTTCTGTTTCTCTGCATCCCCTTCAGAAAGGTAGGATTGGGCAGTCGAATCACGTTCAGAAATCATCCGCGTGTAGATAGATTGTTCGTTTTCTTCCGGTAAATCGATACGCTTCATACGTACATCCACTACATTGATCCCGTAATTACCATCATCTAAAAATTTATTTACTTTGGCTGTTACATCGTCATTCAAACTTCCGCGAGAAGAATCTTCATCATTGACGACATTGACATAATCTAGGCGTCCCATTTCATTTCGGACGACAGAATAAATAAATTCTTCCATTCTCGCTTCCGCGTTGACGATATTACGTGCGTTGGAAATCATTTTAGCAGGATCGGTAATATGCCAGATTGCATAGTTATCAATAATGATCCGCTTCTTATCTTTCGTATTGATTTCCGCTTCCGACACATTAGAAGTCATTCGATTTTTCGGCAACGTACTAACACTTTGAATGAATGGTATTTTCATATTGATACCCGGTTTTTCGATAATCCTAGTAATTTCACCGAATTGACGGACGACGCGGTATTCATTCTCTTTCACGATAAATAAGTTGGATAACAGAATGACAAGAATCGCAAAGACTACCGTCAGTGAGATAATTAGTTTCGTATACTTCTTCATATCAAACGCTTTTTTCGGTCGCATCTGCGTAACTTTAGGATCTGGTTCCGGTCCTGGCTTCTGTGCACTTTGTTGTTGATCAGTTTCTCCCATCTTTTTGAGAGCTTCTTCTATCTTCTTGAACGGGTTTTGTTCGTTACTCATGAAGCTTTACCTCCTTTGTCAGCTGATTTCTCCTTTTCTTCTTTTACAGGTGGCTGATCTTTTTGCAGCTGTTGAAGTGGTAAATACTTCATTGTTTCTCCGCTGTCGTTCATGATATATAGATTCGCTTTGGGTAATACTTGCTCTAGCGTCTCAATAATTAAACGTTCACGCGTGATTTCTTTATTTTTTGCATATTCATTATATAAATCACTGAATACCGCCACGTCACCACGTGCTTGTTCGATCCGTGCAGTCTTTTTCCCTTGTGCTCGGGACTTGATTGCGTCACGTTCACCGATTGCTTCTTTCGTTCTCTGGTTTTCATATTTTTTCGCTTCGTTGATCTTCGTATTTTTCGTTTCACGCGCATCCGTTACAGCGGTAAATGCTGCACGTACTTCTGCATTCGGTAATTCAACGTCTTGCAATTTTACGCCTTGTACTGCGACACCGATATCATATTTCTCTACTAAACTAGTCAATAAATCACGTGTCTTCGCTTCAATTTCCGCTTTTCCATCCGTCAATGCCGCATCAATTGTAGAACTACCGATGATGGAACGAATAGACGCAGACGCCGCATCCCTCAATATTTCAATAGGATCTTCTGCATTGAATAAATACTTCTTAGGGTCGACAATACGCCACTGCACGGTCAAATCGGTCAGAACGATGTACTCGTCACCTGTAATCATCTTCGTTTCCTTATCTACGATCTCACCCGACTTATCTTGCTTGTAACCGAAATGAATACTGTATGTTTCCTTGGATAAAATCTCCGCCTTCTGAATCGGCCAAGGCAACTTAAAATGAAGGCCTGAGTCGGTCACAGGTGCGCCAGCTTGTCCGAATGAAATAACGACAGCTTGTTCAGATTCGTCTACTGTGTACCAAGTAGTAAAGACGATCAATAAAAGTACTAATCCGGTGATAAACAAACCAAGTGTCACCAGGATCCTTTTTGTGCTCATATCTGTTCCCCCTTTTCTATGTATGACTACTGTACGGAACAGTAGTCAAGTAAGTTTCACTTTTCTTGATTATAGTTGTCCATGGGTAGGTAGTTGAATACGGAAAACAGTACCGACACCCACTTTACTGTCCACTGTG
This window of the Sporosarcina ureae genome carries:
- the hflK gene encoding FtsH protease activity modulator HflK, translating into MSTKRILVTLGLFITGLVLLLIVFTTWYTVDESEQAVVISFGQAGAPVTDSGLHFKLPWPIQKAEILSKETYSIHFGYKQDKSGEIVDKETKMITGDEYIVLTDLTVQWRIVDPKKYLFNAEDPIEILRDAASASIRSIIGSSTIDAALTDGKAEIEAKTRDLLTSLVEKYDIGVAVQGVKLQDVELPNAEVRAAFTAVTDARETKNTKINEAKKYENQRTKEAIGERDAIKSRAQGKKTARIEQARGDVAVFSDLYNEYAKNKEITRERLIIETLEQVLPKANLYIMNDSGETMKYLPLQQLQKDQPPVKEEKEKSADKGGKAS
- the hflC gene encoding protease modulator HflC; this translates as MSNEQNPFKKIEEALKKMGETDQQQSAQKPGPEPDPKVTQMRPKKAFDMKKYTKLIISLTVVFAILVILLSNLFIVKENEYRVVRQFGEITRIIEKPGINMKIPFIQSVSTLPKNRMTSNVSEAEINTKDKKRIIIDNYAIWHITDPAKMISNARNIVNAEARMEEFIYSVVRNEMGRLDYVNVVNDEDSSRGSLNDDVTAKVNKFLDDGNYGINVVDVRMKRIDLPEENEQSIYTRMISERDSTAQSYLSEGDAEKQKIEAETDREVQEMLAKAKKEAAIVTAQGEAEAAKIYNNAYAKDPEFYKLYRTLQSYTKVVDDETMIILPADSPYAKLLTGNIE
- the polA gene encoding DNA polymerase I, which translates into the protein MTKKKIVLLDGNSLAYRAFFALPLLTNEKGVHTNAVYGFTMMLETILANEKPTHVIVAWDAGKTTFRHSTYTEYKGGRQKTPPELSEQFPYIRKLIEAFGITQYELDLYEADDIIGTLSRECSDAEADVVIISGDKDLTQLANDQTTVCITRKGITDLEKYTPAHIEEKYGIAPLQIIDMKGLMGDASDNIPGVPGIGEKTALKLLKEYGSVENVYESIDQITAKKMKENLVNNKDQAFMSKELATIEVHAPITVSLNDLDFVGRNEEEVIQLYKELQFKSLLEKMDVAVEVQPLEKIAVHSVEEITPDMLTDTMSVHVEIDGDNYLSEDILGIGLSNDTDTYFIPTELATSSDLFRNWIADHATRKYVSDSKSAYAAIARLGMELNGAEFDLMLAAYIVNPSFSTNEVAEIARSFGYHGVESDEAVYGKGAKRTVPALEQLANHTARKAHAVWELYPVVTKQLEDNEQRDLFHDLELPLAKILGKMEVTGVKTDVEVLKTIGEQLSERLAVIEKTIYEMAGEKFNINSPKQLGVILFEKIGLTPIKKTKTGYSTAADVLEKLESEHEIIQHILLYRQLGKLNSTYIEGLSKEIHEDGKIHTRFQQALTQTGRLSSINPNLQNIPIRLEEGRKIRAAFIPSETEWIMFAADYSQIELRVLAHISQDEKLIEAFRQGADIHTKTAMDVFGVKEEEVDSNMRRAAKAVNFGIVYGISDYGLSQSLTITRKEAGEFIDTYLASFPGVKQYMDDSIIDAKQKGYVTTLLKRRRYLPDITSSNFNLRGFAERTAMNTPIQGTAADIIKQAMIDMDARLEKEQMQARMLLQVHDELIFEAPMEELEKLKEIVPEVMEQTIQLDVPLKVDWNYGKSWYETK